GCCGGGGGGCATCCGGAAGGGCGGCGTATTCGGGCGGCAACTTCGTCCGCACGACCACCCCGCGCCGCCGCTCCATCAGGTAGAAGGGCGTTCCGATCACGGCGGCGTCCTCGACCAGCAGCACGGGTTCGGGGGCGACGGGCAGCACCGGATGCACCCGCGAAAGCAGGCGGTACTCGCGCGGCATGTCGTGCGCCTTGGCCGCCACCGGGCCGAGGGGAGCGCGGCGCAGCACGTATTCCTGCCCTCCCTCAGACGCCTGGCCCAGCCGTAACAGATAAGTCAGGTTGGAAAAGCCGCCGGGGAACTGCTCGACCTCCAGCGCGTCCACGTCCCCCTCGACCCTTCCGCGCAGGGCCTCCTTGAGCGTGTCCAGCGGCAGCTCCTCGCCGGGACGGACGGAGGCGGTGTCGGGACGGGTCATCGGGTCTGCTCTCCCGCTTCGAAAGCCCGGCCCCCGTGCGCGGCCAGCAGCGCCATCGCCTTTTCCCGCAGGCGCCGCATCCCGCCGATCCAGCCGTCGTAGTCGGCGGCCTTCTTCTGGAAGGACTGGAGGGTCGTGGGGTGGGTGGTGATCAGGAAGCCGTCCTGCCGCAGCACCTCCAGCGTCTTCTCCACGAGTTCGTCCGTCGTGATCGCCGTCTGCTGGAGGATCGGCGCGTTCTGGATCATCGGCGTCCAGACGCCTTCCGGGCAGAGGGCCGACACCTTGACGCCCCGGTCGGCGTAGGTGATCGCCAGCCACTCGGCAAAGGCGAGCGCCGCGTGCTTGGTCACCGCGTAGGGGGCCGAGTGCAGTTCGGTCAGCAGGCCCGCCGCCGACGCCGTGTTCAGGAAATACCCCTCGCCGCGCTCCAGGTAGTGCGGGAGGAGGTGCCGGGCGGCCCAGACGTGGCTCATCACGTTGACCCGGTGGATCAGGTCCCACTGCTTGTCGGGCGTCTCCGGCCCCTCCCCGATGGCGATTCCGGCGTTGGAGCAGAAGAGGTCGATACGGCCCTCCTGCCCCAGCACGTCCGCGATCAGGGCCTGGAGGTCCTCTTCCTTCGCCACATTCGCGGGCACAAAGCGGGCACCGATCTCGGCGGCTTTCTGCGCGCCGGTGTCCGCGTTGAGGTCGGAGGCGATGACGGTCGCCCCCTCCTGCACGAAGCGGGTGGCGAGCGCGAGGCCGATGCCGGAGGCGGCGCCGGTGACGACGATGATCTTGTTCTGGAGGTTCATGCGGGGTTCTCCTTCAAGTTCCGTCTGGGGACAGACGGTAGGTTTGACAGGTGCGGCACTGGAAGAGGTGGAGCGTCAGGGTGCCCTGCTCGGCGCAGTCCAGCGCGTCCTCATTGGTCCAAGTGCGGGACATGGACCGTGCGATTACAGCGGCTTCTTGCTGAACGCTTTCGTGAGACGTGATCTCTGGCTGCCCCGAGGGCGTGAGGGTTCCCAGGTAGGTACAGCATTCGCCGCAGTGGTCCGGCCAGTGAATGGGATTCCAGAGAATCACGCGTGGCGTGCGGTTGAGAACAGCCGTCACGCTTTCCGCACTGGCTGTCTCCGAAAAGTCCACATCCTGAAAGGTGCCTTCAAACTTAGCAGCCGCGCGACCATCGGCCACGCACCAGGGGCAGATAGTTTCGGGGTCGTCCTCTACATACATCCCGCCGACATACGCCCACTCGCGTGCCTGACCACAAACTTCGCAGGCAATAGGCCGCTGCTCGAAACAGCCATCAGCCAGAGGGTCAGCGTAATAAGGGAAAGCGGGAAGGGCTGAAGCGGACTCGTCTTGAAGCGGCATGATTACACGTTACTCAGGCGGCGCAGAAGCTCGCCCTTCTCCCGGAACAGCCGATCTGCCGCCCTGGCAAAATTTGTACGGAAATAGCGGGGAGGGATCAGAGGGGAAGCGCACCGCCCCAGCACGGTCAAGTGTGGCCTCTTCACCCTACCGCCGCCGCAGGTCCACCCCATGCGCCCGCAGCTCCTCCTTCGCCACCGTCTCGGTGTGCACGATGTCGGGGCCGTCGGCGAGGCGCAGGGTGCGGGCCTGGGCATACATCATGGGCAGCGGCGTGTCCTGGCTGACGCCCGCGCCGCCGAAGACCTGAATGGCGCGGTCAATCACCCGCAGGGCGACGTTGGGGGCGACCACCTTGATCGCCGCGATCTGGCCCCGCGCGGCCTTGTTGCCCACGGTGTCCATCATGTGCGCGGCCTGCATGGTCAGCAGCCGGGCCTGGTCGATCTCCATGCGGCTGTGGGCGATGGCCTCGCGCACGTGCTGGTGCCCGGCGAGCGGCTTGCCGAAGGCGACGCGCTGGCCGCTGCGTTCCACCATCAGCTCCAGCGCCCGCTCCGCCTGACCGATCAGCCGCATGCAGTGGTGAATGCGGCCCGGCCCCAGGCGCCCCTGCGCGATCTCGAAGCCCCGGCCCTCGCCCAGCAGGATGGAGGAGGCAGGCACGCGCACGTCCTGAAAGGTCATCTCGGCGTGGCCGTGCGGGGCGTCGTCGTAGCCGAAGACGGTCAGCATCCGCTCGGTGGTCACGCCCGGCGCGTCCATCGGCACCAGAATCATGGACTGCTGGAGGTGGCGCTCGGCGTTGGGATCGGTCTTGCCCATGAAGATGCTGACCGCGCAGCGGGGATCGCCCGCCCCGCTGGTCCACCACTTACGGGCGTTGATGACGTAGTCGTCGCCGTCGCGGGTGATGCTGGCCTGGATGTTCGTCGCGTCACTGGAGGCGACCTCCGGCTCAGTCATGGAGAACGCGGAGCGAATCTCGCCGTTCAGGAGGGGCACGAGCCACTGCTCCTGCTGCTCGGGGGTGCCGTAGCGGGCCAGGACCTCCATGTTGCCGGTGTCGGGCGCGTTGCAGTTGAAGATTTCGGGCGCCCACCAGACCCGGCCCATCACCTCGCACAGCGGGGCGTATTCGAGGTTGCTCAGGCCGGGGCCGAACTCGCCCCGGGGGTCGCTGGCGGGCGGCAGGAAGAGGTTCCAGAGGCCCTCGGCCCGCGCCCTCGGCTTGAGGTCCTCGATGAGCTGGACGTGCTCCCAGCGGTTGCCCTCGTTCACCTGGCGGTGGAACTCGGCCTCGTTGGGATAGATGTACTCGTCCATGAAGGCGGTCAGGCGGGCGTGCAGGTCGGTGGTGCGCGGGGAAACGTCGAACATGGTCATGGCAGTTCCTCCTGGAGATGCAGGGGACGAAAGGTGGCCGCATTGCCCTCGATGCCCAGCAGCACTTCGTGGGCGGGGCCGCCGTCCTCGCGCCGGACGGTCAGGCCCAGCGCGAGAATCTCGTCGAGCAGCGCCTCGGCGCGGGTCATCAGGGTAGGGTCGGCGTCGTGGGCCAGCTCGTCGGTCAGGCGGGCTTCCTCGTCGAAGACGGCGCGGTAGGGGGCGAAGGCTTCGGTGGGCTGAAAGTCGCAGTGGAGGGCGAACGAATCCGTGTGCAGGAGCGGCAGCCGCGCGAGGAGCACGCCGTCCCGTTCCAGCAGGTAGGTGGTCACGGCGCTCCCCTCCCGACCGGGGCGATGGTCGCCAGCGCCGCCGCGACGTGGGTGTCGTCCTCTCCCCCGCTGCGGGCGTACACGTCGGCCCGCACGACGACCTGACGGCCCCCGGCCCGCAGGACCTCGCCGCGTGCCCACAGCACTTCTCCCCGCGCCGGGGCCAGCAGGTTGAGCTTGTATTCGGCCGTCACCACGTCCCCGGCGACCGAGGCAGCGGCCCAGGCGCTCACCGTGTCCGCGAGGTAACCGACGACCGCCCCGTGCGCGTGGCCGTGGTGCTGGGTCAGGTCGGGGCGCAATTCCAGTTCGATCTCCACCACGCCCGCCTCCAGCCGCCGCAGCCGGGTGCCCATGAAGCAGGTAAAGCCGCTCGTCTGCGCGGCCCGTTCCAGGCGTTCGCGCAGGGCGGTGAGGTCCGGGGCCGTCATGACTGCACCTGCGCGACGGGCACGCGGGCCAGCGTCTCGCCGTGCAGGGAACTCAGGATCAGGTGCTCGCCGTGGGGCAACACCTGGGTGATATAGCCGTAACTCCCCGGCCCGCTTCCCTGCGCGAAGGCGACCGGGCGGCCCTCCAAATTCAGAGCGACGAGCATGGATTCCTCGGGAAGCGGGAGCTTCACTCGTTCGGAAATCCGGGCAATCATCCGCCGCAGCCAGGGCTGACGCGCGGTGGCGTCCAGCAGCGGCGAGCGGCGGCTGGGCAGGGCGACCCAGAAGGTGTCCACGCCGTCCCAGCGTACGTTGTCGGGGTAGCCGGGGAGGTGGTCGGTGAACACCTCCAGCGTTCCGGCCCGCTCACCCACCAGCCACAGCCGGTGCACCCTGGGTCCCCCCGTCTCGGTGACGACCAGATACGCCTCCTCTGGCCCCAGCGTGACCCCGTTGGGAAAGTTCAGGCCGCGTGCGAGGACGGCGGTGTCGCCCGTCTCCAGGTCGTGCCGCAGCACCCGCCCGTGCCCGCCGTGTTCCAGCAGGTCGAGGAGTTCATGCGGCCAGGGGTACTTGCTCGACGCGTCGGTGAAGTAGACGAAGCGCCCGGCCCGGTCCACGTCGAGGTCGTCGGTGAAGCGGAAGGGGACGCCCTCCGCCCCGGTGGCGAGGACCTCTGGCTCTCCCCCGTCCAGCCGCACCCGCAGCAGCCCGCGCAGCGCGTCCGCGACGAGCAGCGAGCCGTCCGGGTGAAAGCGCAGGCCCAGAGGCCGCCCGCCCGTGTTCGCCACGACCTCGGGCCGGGAGCCGTCCGGCGCGAAGCGGACGATGGCCCCGCTGCCGAAGCCGCTGTAGAGGCGTCCCTGGGCATCCACCGCGACCGACTCCGGCGAGGTCTGACCGGGCACCGGGGCGAAGTGTTCCGCCGTGTCCAGCCGCCCGTTGTCCGCGTATGGCCCGCCCGTCCGCGAGGGGGCCAGGCCCGGCCCCTCCCAGGCGACCGGGCGCACCCGTGTGGGCGCGAGCAGGAGCCAGCCCAGGCCCGCGCCGAGGGTCAGGCCGAGGAGCGTTCGGAGCCTCACGCCCCACCCCCCGCCGGGGCCACGTCCGCCACGACGATGGTGCCCAGCGCGGTGGCGACCAGCTTTCCCTGCCCGCCCTGCACGGCGAAGATGTCGCAGCGGGTCACCGCCTGCCGCCGGGTCGCGCTGATAACACTGCCCCGCGCGACCAGCGCGTCACCCACGCCGGGCCGCAAAAAGTTGATCTTGAATTCCGAGGTCAACACGCTGGGGCCAAGCGCCGCCGCCCCCATAAAGGTGAGGGCGATGTCGGCCAGCGCCGCCTGCACGCCCCCGTGCGCGAAGCCGTGGTGCTGGGTCAGCTCCGCCCGGAAGGGCACGCGCACGACCACCCCATCCGGCGCCATGTGCTCTACCCGCGCCCCCACGAGCACGCTGAAGGGCTGTGAATCCAGCACGCTCTGCGCGAAGGCGACCGCCTGCGGCCCCTCCAGCGCCGTCACAGGTACACCCGCATCACGGTCTCGGCGGTGGCGGCGGGCTTTTCACTGCCCTCCAGCTCGATGGTGTTGGCGACGGTGAGCTGGGCGTAACCGGGGCCGTCTTCCACGTTCAGCAATGTGGCGCGGTTGCGCAGGCGGCCGCCCACCGGCACGGGCGCAATGAAGCGCACCCGGTTCAGGCCGTAGTTCACCACCATCCGCACGCCCTCCAGCGCGGGAAAGCCGCCGCCGGTCATGAAGTGCCCCGCCAGCAGCGAGAGGGTCAGGAAACCGTGCGCGACCGGCCCCCCAAAGGGCGTCTGCGCGGCCCGCACGGGGTCCACGTGGATGAACTGATGGTCGCCCGTCGCGTCGGCAAACTGCCCCACCATCTCCGGCGAGACGGTCACCCACTCCGAGAGGGCGAGTTCCCCGCCGAGGCGGGCGCGGAGGTCGTCGAGGTGCATGGAGACTCCTTTGGGGGACAGCTCTCAGATCGCCGTGATGCCGCCGTCCACCGCGATGTTCTGCCCGGTCATGTAGGCCGAGGCGTCCGAGGCGAGCAGCAGCGAGAGGCCCTTGAGGTCCTCGTCGTTACCGAGTCGGCCCAGCGGCGTGTAGCCCAGGATGGTCTCCTCGCCATACGCGAGGGTGCCCTTGGTCATCTTGGTGGGGAAGTACCCGGGGCAGATCGAGTTGACGGTGATGCCGTACTTGGCCCACTCGGCGGCCAGCGTGCGGGTAAGGTTCACGACCGCACCCTTGGACGTGTTGTAGGCGAGCGTGCCCGCCATGCGGGGGCTGTTGCCGCGCAGCCCGGCGACCGAGGCGACGTTGATGATGCGGCCTGCCCTGGCCGGAATCATGCAGCGCTTCCCGACTGCCTGGGTGAGCAGAAAGAGGCCATTCACGTTGAGGTTGATGACCTTCTGCCACGCTTCGAAGGGATGGTCCTCAGCGGGCGCGCCCCAGGTGGCCCCGGCGTTGTTCACGAGGATGTGGATGGGGCCGACCTCCGCGTGGATGCGCTCGACCAGCGGCTCGATGGTCTCGAACTGCGACAGGTCGTGCGGGTAGACGTGCGCGGTGATGCCCATCCCGGTGAGGTGTGCCCTGGCATCGTCCAGCTCGTTTTGCTTGCGGGCGGTCAGGACGACGGTCGCCCCGTACTCGCCCAGCGCCTCGGCGATTTGCAGGCCGAGGCCGCGCGAGCCTCCGGTGATCAGGGCGACTTTGCCGGTGAGGTCGAAGAGTTCCTTGAGTGCCATGCGGGGTGCCTCCGGGGTGGGTTGTGACGCTTGTCCGCCCCACCATAAGGAGAAATGTACGTGCGCGTCAATTCTGAACGTGAGCGGATATTGTGCCCGCCCGTATCCGGCACCGGCCGCCGGCGCAAGGGAGGGTTGCCCAACGGGCCTTCATGCAAGTTCGGCCCAGCGCAGCGCGGCCAGTGGGCACGCTGGGGCATGTCCAGGCGCCACTTTCTGCCCACCTTGTCCGCCCTGGTCCTGCTGGGGACCGCTCCCACCCCGGCGGCCCACGCCCAGCCTGCCAGCGTGACCTTGAAAAACATCCGCCACGAACTTCAGGGCCGGGACAACTGCGGCCCGGTCACGGCGCTGACGGTCGCGGGCTACCACGGCACCCGGATCACGCAGGCGCAGGCGGCGAGTGCGCTGAAAGATTCGCCGCGCGACCCGCAGGTCACCAGTCTGGAGCTGGCGGCGTACCTGGGGCGCTTCGGGCTGCGCAGCGTGATTCGCTACGTGGGGACGCCGCAGCTGCTGCGGGGCCTGGTGTCGCGCGGGCTGCCGGTGATCGTGCAGCAGCGGCTGCAACCCGGCAGCCCGGTGGCGCATTTCCGCACGGTGTACGGCTATGACCGGGGCCGCTTCCTGACTTCCGACCCCCTGCGCGGCCCGGCCCTGTGGCTGAGCGAGGCCGAGCTGATGGACCTCTGGCACTACTACAACGGCGAATACATGGTGGCCTACCCGCCGGGCAAGGAAAGCGAGGTGCGCGCGGCCCTGGGCGAGAACTTCAGCGCGGCGGCCAACTGGCAGGCGCTGCGGCGGGTGGGCGAGAGCAACGTGAAGGCCAGGCCGAACGATCCGTACAACTGGTGGGCGCTGGGCAAGGCGAACCTGCGGCTGGGCAATGTCCGGGCGGCCGCCGCCAACTTCGAGCGGGCCGCCTCGCTGGGCGTGCCCACGCTGTACTACCTGTACCGCCAGGAAGCGTTCGAGGCCTGGACCCAGTCGGGCGACCACGACCAGACACTCAAGTACGCGCAGCAGGCGCTGCGAATCGACCCGGCCAGCAAGGAACTGCTGAGGTTTCGCAACCTGGCCCGCGCGGCGCTGGGCGGGTAAGGCGGCCGCCCGCCGCGAGCGGGGCCGCGTGGTAGCGTCCCCCCATGCCCACCCTGCTGGACGCCTCCCCCGACGATCCGCGCGTCGCCAGCCTGATGCAGGCCCAGCAGCGCGAGTTGCGCGCCCTGTACAACGACACCGACGAGCGCACCGAACCCTTCGACCCGGCCACCCTGGCGGGCGAGGGCAGCGCGCTGGTGGCGGTCGAGGAAGGGGGAGCGCTGCTGGCGTGCGGAGCGCTCAAATGCCTCAGCCACGACACGGCGGAGATCAAGCGCATGTATACCGTGCCGGAAGCGCGCGGCCAGGGCCTGGGGCGCCGGGTTCTGGGGGCGCTGATCGAGCGGGGGCGGGCGCTGGGGTACGCCCGGCTGGTGCTGGAGACGGGTGACCTTCAGGCGGAGGCGCTGCGGCTGTACGGGTCGGCGGGCTTTGTCCGCATTCCCAATTACGGCTACTACGTCGGCATGGAAAACAGCCTCTGCTACGGGTTGCAGTTGGAGGCGGAGGCCCCATCGGGAACCCGGCTTCCCCCAGACCCGTACCCCCAGACATGAAGCTCCGCACCCTGATTCGCACTGCCGCCCGCCGGGAAGCGGGCAGCGTGGGCGACGCCGCCCGGCGGGCCGCCGAGGCCCTGCGCCAGGACCCCCGCGTGCAGGACACCGCCGCACGGCTGAGAACCCGCGCCCAGGAATTCGGCGGCGCGGCCCGCAGCCAGGCCGACTCGCACCTCGAACGGCTGATCGAGCGCGCCCACACCCGGTCGGGTGACCCCGTTCCGGACGACGTGGCGGCCGTGCTGGCCCGCCGCCGCCACGAGCGCGAGGCGCGGGCCGCCCAGGCACGGGCACGGGCCGCGCTGCTCGCTCAGGGCGAGACGGCCGAGCAGCGCCGGGTGCTGACGCTGCTGGCAGAAGTCACCCCCTGGGCGGGTGGACAACCCGGCGAACTGCGGTACACCGGCCTGCTCGACCGCCTGGCCCCCTCGGGCAGCCCCGAGGCCGAGATGCCGGTCCACCGCGCCCTGTGGACCCTCGCAGAACGCCGGGTCCTCGCCGTCTCGCCGCACGGCGCCGTCACCGCCTGCCCCCTGCCGACCGACCTGGCCGTCACCGACCTCGGCGCTGGGCCGGGGGCCTGAGGGGGTAAAGACGGCTGGGCCAGAGCTGCTTTTCTTCACCCAGGCTGATGCGCCGCCGCCATCCGCGCCGCCGCCTCCGCGTGGTCGATCCAGGCGACGATCACGCCGGGCAGCTGCCGGGCCAGGGCGGCAGGCAACCGTGGACTGACGCGCAGGGCGCCCCCGGTGGCCCGGACGGGCAGCGGCCCCACCCGCGCCTGCACCCGCCGGGCGAGGTCGGCCAGGGACGCGGCGGCCCCGTCCAGCAGCGCCTGCGCGACCGGGTCCCCGGCGTCGGCGGCGCGGCCCACCGCCGGGGCGAGCGAGGCGATGGCGGCGGCGCCCGGCCCCCCGTAGGCGAAGGCCCGCAGCGCCGGCCAGTCGAGGCCGCCCGTCAGGGCGGCGATCTCGGCGGCCAGCGGCGAGGACGGCACCTCTCCGGCGTCGAGCGTGTCGGTCAGCCAGCGCAGCGCCGCGCGGCCCAGGCTGAAGCCGCCGCCGTCGTCGCCCAGGCGGTAGCCGCGCCCGCCCGCCCGGACGACCGCGCCGCCGTCCCCCGAGACGTGGTAGGCGATGCTCCCGGTCCCCGCGTACAGCAAGATGCCCTCTCCCGGCGCGAGGTGCGCCCGGTAGGCGAGGTCGAGGTCCCCCTCAACGGTCACGCGCCCGGGGGGGACCCCCAGCGCCCGCGCCAGCGCCGCGCGCACCGTGTCCGCCGCCGCCGAGCCGGAGTGCAGGCCCGGCACCCCGGCGTGGACGGTGTCCGGCACGCCCGGAAGCGCCCGCGTGAGCTGGGCCAGCGCCGCTTCCCCCTCCGCGCGGGCGAGCAGCGCGGCGGTCAGCGGCCGGGCCTGCCCGCGCGCGACCACCGCCCCGCCCCCCACCAGCGCCCAGCCGGTGCCGCTGCCTCCCGCGTCCAGCCCCAGGGCGAGGGGCGGCCCGGTCACGTCCAACACGGTGTCCGGTTCATGATGTTCGGCCCTGGGTGTCAAGGCAGCGCGAGGTCCGGCACGGCGGTGACCCGGCGGGCCGGAGCGGTCAAGGCGGCGCTCGTCACGTCCCCGATCTTCACCCGCAGCTCGCCCTCCGGCACCCGCAGGAAGCCGTAGCGTCCGTTGCCGTCCGTCTGGGTGCGGGCGACCTCGCTTCCCTGGGCATTCAGCAGCACGGCGGTCCGGCCGCCTAGCGGGCCACTCGCCACCGTCACGCGGCCACCCACCGCCCGCAATTTGGCGGGGTCGGGGCGGTCCCAGCGGGCAGGCTTCTCGAAGGGGCCACCCTCGCCGCTGAGCTTCGCGGCCAGCTCGGGGATGACCTCCTCCTTGGTGCGCTTGGCCTCGTTCACGTCGCGGTCGGGCGTGCGGTAGGAGTACCCGGCCCAGCCGCTGAGGCCCGCCGCCTGCGTCTGGCGAATCTGGTTCACGCTGCTGGCCTGATCGTTGAGGTAGATCGCCGCCCCGCTGACCTGTCCCACGTCGGGATACTTCCTGAGCAGACCGGCGGCAAAGGCGTTCCATTGCCCGAACCACAGCGCCTGATCGGCCACGAAATCGCGCTTGTAGTTCATCATCACGTTGAGGTCGAGGTAGCCCTGTTCCACCCAGGTCAGCCAGTCCTGCCCGACCTCCGCGTAGGGGCGCGAGGTGCGGAAGGCGGCCTCGTCCGCAGGCCCGGCCCCGTAGGTGATGGTCGCGGCGTTCACGCTCACGTCAGGCCGCACGGCCTTGACCGCCAGCGCCGTCTCGCGCACCAGGTTGGTGACCTGCTGGCGGCGCCACGCGCTCCACGCGGGGTCGGCGGGGTCGGGCGTGCCCGAGGTGCCCGACTCGGCGCGGTAGCGTTCCAGCGCCGTCTCGTTGTAGCCCCACTGCACCGGGCCGCCCACCGGGTTGAAGTCGGGGTAACGCACCCGGTCGAACTGGATGCCGTCCACGTCGTAGTTCTTCACGACACTGACGTACATGTTCTTGATGTACTCGGCGGCGTCGGGATGCCCGGGGTCCATCACCCAGTCGGCGCCCGCCTTCACGGTGCCGTCGGCCTTGAGGGTCAGCCAGTTGTCGCGCCCGGTCGCCGTGGGACCGTGTGCGTGGAAGGCGTGGCCGGGCGGCGGCGCGACCACCGCGCTGTTCCACAGGGCGGTCGTGATGATCCAGGCGTGAACCTGGATGCCCTGCGCGTGCGCCTTGGTGAGCAGGTCGGCGAGGGGATCAAACCCGGCGGGCACGGCGGGGTCGTTGGTGCGCGGCATCGCGGCGTTGTTGCAGTAGCAGTCGCCCCGGCGCCCGACCTGCGCGAACAGGACGTTCACGTTCATCTTCCTCGCGTCCGCGACCAGCAGGTCCACTTCAGCGGGCGTTTTCAGGCCGGGGCCGAAAGCGTCCACCCACAGCCCGCGCACCTCACGGGGCGTGGTGTCGCGCGGGCCGCCGCCCCCGCACGCGGCGAGAATCAGGGGGGCCAGCAGCAGCGGGGCAAACTTGAGGGTCCGGGTCATGGGTGCTCCTTGGGGTCAGGCGGGGGCGGACGGAAGAACGCCTGGCGGCGGCTCGCCTTCAGCGGCTCTGGGTGTCCGCCGCGTCACGCAGCGCGTCGCCCAGAAAGTTAAAGGCCAGCACGGAAATCACGATCAGGAGGCCCGGCGCCAGCAGCCAGGGGTAGAGGCTCAGCGTCTCGAAGTTCTGCGCGTCCCTCAGCAGCAGGCCCCAGCTCGTCATGGGTTCCTTGATGCCCAGGCCCAGAAAGCTCAGGGCGCTCTCGCCCAGGATGTAGCCGGGCAGCGCCAGGGTGGCCGTCACGATCAGGATGGAGCTGAGGTTGGGCATGATGTGGCGCAGGATCACCCGCAGGTCCGACGCCCCGACCGCCCGCGCGGCCTGCACGTAGTCCACCCCGCGCGCCGACATCACCTGCCCGCGCACCACCCGCGCCAGCCCCGCCCAGCCGATGAGGGCCAGCACCGCGATGATGCCCAGGTAGACCCAGGTGCTCGGCCAGCGCGCCGGGATGATGGTCGAGAGCGCGAGCAGGATGGGCAGCCTCGGGAAACTCAGCAGCACCTCGATCAAGCGCTGGATCAGCCCGTCCACCCGGCCCCCGAAGTACCCGCTGACCCCCCCCAGCAGGATGCCGATGGCGAAGCTGATCAGCACGCCGATCACGCCCACCGTCAGGCTGACCTGCGCGCCCACCAGCGTCCGCGAGAGCAGGTCGCGCCCGAACTTGTCGGTGCCCCACAGGAAGGCGGTGCCCCCCGGCACGCCGAAGAGGTGCCACTGGCTCTGAAAGACGCCCAGAAAGCTGTAGCCGTAGCGGGCGGGGTCGTCGCCGCGCACCAGAAATCGGATCGGCAGCGGGCGCTCGCGGTTCTCCGCGAAGGTGCTGGCAAAGGTCACCGGGTCGCGGGTCTTTTCCACCGGATACACGAAAGGCCGGGTGAGCTGGCCCTGGTGAACGAGGCGCACCCGCTGCGGCGGCTGGTGCGGAAAGTCGGGGTGCTGCGCGGTGATCGAGTACGGCGCCAGAAAACCTGCCAGCAGCGCCATCAGGTACAGCGCGGCCAGCACCCAGGCGCTGAGCACGCCCACCCGGTTGCGGCGAAAGCGCCGCAGCGCCAGAGCGAGCGGGCTGGCCTGCCGGGGCGCGGCGGCGGGGGGGGAAGTCAGGGCCGTCATTCGAAGCGAATCCGGGGGTCGGCCCAGGCGAGCGCGAGGTCCGCGAGCAGGTTGCCGACTAGCAGCATCAGCGCGCTGAACAGCAGCAGGGTCATGGCGACGTACTGGTCTTTGTTCAGCAGGCTGTCGTACAGGA
This window of the Deinococcus budaensis genome carries:
- a CDS encoding SMP-30/gluconolactonase/LRE family protein, which gives rise to MRLRTLLGLTLGAGLGWLLLAPTRVRPVAWEGPGLAPSRTGGPYADNGRLDTAEHFAPVPGQTSPESVAVDAQGRLYSGFGSGAIVRFAPDGSRPEVVANTGGRPLGLRFHPDGSLLVADALRGLLRVRLDGGEPEVLATGAEGVPFRFTDDLDVDRAGRFVYFTDASSKYPWPHELLDLLEHGGHGRVLRHDLETGDTAVLARGLNFPNGVTLGPEEAYLVVTETGGPRVHRLWLVGERAGTLEVFTDHLPGYPDNVRWDGVDTFWVALPSRRSPLLDATARQPWLRRMIARISERVKLPLPEESMLVALNLEGRPVAFAQGSGPGSYGYITQVLPHGEHLILSSLHGETLARVPVAQVQS
- a CDS encoding C39 family peptidase translates to MSRRHFLPTLSALVLLGTAPTPAAHAQPASVTLKNIRHELQGRDNCGPVTALTVAGYHGTRITQAQAASALKDSPRDPQVTSLELAAYLGRFGLRSVIRYVGTPQLLRGLVSRGLPVIVQQRLQPGSPVAHFRTVYGYDRGRFLTSDPLRGPALWLSEAELMDLWHYYNGEYMVAYPPGKESEVRAALGENFSAAANWQALRRVGESNVKARPNDPYNWWALGKANLRLGNVRAAAANFERAASLGVPTLYYLYRQEAFEAWTQSGDHDQTLKYAQQALRIDPASKELLRFRNLARAALGG
- a CDS encoding GNAT family N-acetyltransferase, with product MPTLLDASPDDPRVASLMQAQQRELRALYNDTDERTEPFDPATLAGEGSALVAVEEGGALLACGALKCLSHDTAEIKRMYTVPEARGQGLGRRVLGALIERGRALGYARLVLETGDLQAEALRLYGSAGFVRIPNYGYYVGMENSLCYGLQLEAEAPSGTRLPPDPYPQT
- a CDS encoding MaoC family dehydratase, which produces MHLDDLRARLGGELALSEWVTVSPEMVGQFADATGDHQFIHVDPVRAAQTPFGGPVAHGFLTLSLLAGHFMTGGGFPALEGVRMVVNYGLNRVRFIAPVPVGGRLRNRATLLNVEDGPGYAQLTVANTIELEGSEKPAATAETVMRVYL
- a CDS encoding SDR family oxidoreductase, with amino-acid sequence MALKELFDLTGKVALITGGSRGLGLQIAEALGEYGATVVLTARKQNELDDARAHLTGMGITAHVYPHDLSQFETIEPLVERIHAEVGPIHILVNNAGATWGAPAEDHPFEAWQKVINLNVNGLFLLTQAVGKRCMIPARAGRIINVASVAGLRGNSPRMAGTLAYNTSKGAVVNLTRTLAAEWAKYGITVNSICPGYFPTKMTKGTLAYGEETILGYTPLGRLGNDEDLKGLSLLLASDASAYMTGQNIAVDGGITAI
- a CDS encoding acyl-CoA dehydrogenase family protein, with translation MTMFDVSPRTTDLHARLTAFMDEYIYPNEAEFHRQVNEGNRWEHVQLIEDLKPRARAEGLWNLFLPPASDPRGEFGPGLSNLEYAPLCEVMGRVWWAPEIFNCNAPDTGNMEVLARYGTPEQQEQWLVPLLNGEIRSAFSMTEPEVASSDATNIQASITRDGDDYVINARKWWTSGAGDPRCAVSIFMGKTDPNAERHLQQSMILVPMDAPGVTTERMLTVFGYDDAPHGHAEMTFQDVRVPASSILLGEGRGFEIAQGRLGPGRIHHCMRLIGQAERALELMVERSGQRVAFGKPLAGHQHVREAIAHSRMEIDQARLLTMQAAHMMDTVGNKAARGQIAAIKVVAPNVALRVIDRAIQVFGGAGVSQDTPLPMMYAQARTLRLADGPDIVHTETVAKEELRAHGVDLRRR
- a CDS encoding hotdog fold thioesterase yields the protein MTALEGPQAVAFAQSVLDSQPFSVLVGARVEHMAPDGVVVRVPFRAELTQHHGFAHGGVQAALADIALTFMGAAALGPSVLTSEFKINFLRPGVGDALVARGSVISATRRQAVTRCDIFAVQGGQGKLVATALGTIVVADVAPAGGGA
- a CDS encoding SDR family oxidoreductase; the encoded protein is MNLQNKIIVVTGAASGIGLALATRFVQEGATVIASDLNADTGAQKAAEIGARFVPANVAKEEDLQALIADVLGQEGRIDLFCSNAGIAIGEGPETPDKQWDLIHRVNVMSHVWAARHLLPHYLERGEGYFLNTASAAGLLTELHSAPYAVTKHAALAFAEWLAITYADRGVKVSALCPEGVWTPMIQNAPILQQTAITTDELVEKTLEVLRQDGFLITTHPTTLQSFQKKAADYDGWIGGMRRLREKAMALLAAHGGRAFEAGEQTR
- a CDS encoding CbrC family protein, with translation MPLQDESASALPAFPYYADPLADGCFEQRPIACEVCGQAREWAYVGGMYVEDDPETICPWCVADGRAAAKFEGTFQDVDFSETASAESVTAVLNRTPRVILWNPIHWPDHCGECCTYLGTLTPSGQPEITSHESVQQEAAVIARSMSRTWTNEDALDCAEQGTLTLHLFQCRTCQTYRLSPDGT
- a CDS encoding BadF/BadG/BcrA/BcrD ATPase family protein, whose protein sequence is MTGPPLALGLDAGGSGTGWALVGGGAVVARGQARPLTAALLARAEGEAALAQLTRALPGVPDTVHAGVPGLHSGSAAADTVRAALARALGVPPGRVTVEGDLDLAYRAHLAPGEGILLYAGTGSIAYHVSGDGGAVVRAGGRGYRLGDDGGGFSLGRAALRWLTDTLDAGEVPSSPLAAEIAALTGGLDWPALRAFAYGGPGAAAIASLAPAVGRAADAGDPVAQALLDGAAASLADLARRVQARVGPLPVRATGGALRVSPRLPAALARQLPGVIVAWIDHAEAAARMAAAHQPG
- a CDS encoding PaaI family thioesterase is translated as MTAPDLTALRERLERAAQTSGFTCFMGTRLRRLEAGVVEIELELRPDLTQHHGHAHGAVVGYLADTVSAWAAASVAGDVVTAEYKLNLLAPARGEVLWARGEVLRAGGRQVVVRADVYARSGGEDDTHVAAALATIAPVGRGAP